From a single bacterium genomic region:
- a CDS encoding DUF4159 domain-containing protein: MKRTAVLLAFFLLSCFSGAAGQLIEQKLGMVVADPRDKHNIRGYVHMAIIYGEELRSPAAYPRYLINLKEAFSQWTKINVILDRPCELSSPRLLELPFVYITSYDEFVLTPLERENVRNYFKSGGFMVLDNARPTIGESPQEKSFRNMLLDALGPDIQFLPIPSDHPLFNVYFDLVEGPPVGVLDDSASIGKFFLSGVWANGRLVAILSNRGYTVRWSSDDSNQPQLRFGINMVIYALTRENNDTNIHE, encoded by the coding sequence TTGAAACGAACTGCTGTTTTATTGGCGTTTTTTTTACTCAGTTGTTTTTCCGGAGCCGCCGGGCAGCTTATCGAACAGAAGCTCGGAATGGTGGTTGCCGATCCCCGCGACAAGCACAATATACGGGGATACGTTCACATGGCCATCATATACGGCGAAGAACTCCGGTCTCCCGCGGCTTATCCCCGTTATCTCATAAATCTCAAAGAGGCGTTCAGCCAATGGACGAAAATCAATGTGATTCTCGATCGTCCCTGCGAACTTTCGTCTCCGCGCCTGCTTGAACTGCCGTTTGTCTATATTACAAGTTACGATGAGTTCGTGCTCACCCCGCTTGAACGGGAAAATGTCCGGAATTATTTCAAATCCGGCGGATTCATGGTTCTCGACAACGCACGGCCGACCATCGGCGAGAGTCCGCAGGAAAAATCGTTCAGGAATATGCTGCTCGATGCTCTCGGGCCTGATATCCAGTTTCTGCCCATACCATCAGACCACCCGCTCTTCAACGTCTATTTCGACCTCGTCGAGGGCCCGCCTGTTGGTGTTCTGGATGACTCAGCTTCAATCGGGAAATTCTTTCTATCGGGCGTGTGGGCCAATGGCCGTCTTGTCGCGATACTTTCCAACAGGGGATATACAGTGCGCTGGAGCAGCGATGACAGCAATCAGCCCCAGCTCAGGTTCGGAATAAACATGGTGATATATGCTCTGACCCGGGAAAATAATGATACCAATATACACGAATAA
- a CDS encoding ABC transporter ATP-binding protein has translation MIQARAITKHYVVGGSTLDVLTGIDLDIMKGEILAIVGESGAGKSTLLHILGMLDRPNGGTISLNGDDITGKTDSELAAYRNRKVGFVFQFHHLLPEFNALENVLMPALINGKFNTQSVSRAEKLLDHVGLSQRIKHRPGELSGGELQRVAVARALMNEPAIVLADEPSGNLDHRNSEMLHDLLWGLARENGYTFVIVTHDMVLAERADRIVQLDDGIAKEIKKENLNELFRSQRV, from the coding sequence ATCATACAGGCGCGGGCAATCACCAAACATTATGTCGTCGGAGGCTCGACGCTCGATGTTCTCACCGGTATTGACCTTGACATCATGAAAGGGGAAATACTCGCGATAGTCGGCGAATCCGGGGCGGGGAAGTCGACGCTGCTCCATATACTCGGGATGCTCGACCGTCCCAACGGAGGAACGATATCGCTTAACGGCGATGATATTACCGGTAAAACGGATAGCGAGCTTGCCGCATACCGTAACAGAAAAGTGGGATTTGTTTTTCAGTTTCACCATCTGCTTCCTGAGTTCAATGCCCTTGAAAATGTTCTGATGCCGGCGCTCATCAACGGGAAATTCAATACACAGTCGGTGAGCCGGGCGGAAAAACTCCTCGATCATGTGGGACTTTCACAGCGGATCAAACACCGTCCCGGCGAGCTTTCGGGCGGCGAACTCCAGCGCGTGGCCGTGGCACGAGCGCTCATGAATGAGCCGGCGATTGTTCTTGCCGATGAGCCGTCGGGTAACCTCGACCACCGTAATTCAGAGATGCTCCATGACCTGTTGTGGGGGCTGGCACGGGAAAACGGATATACGTTTGTAATTGTAACCCATGATATGGTGCTTGCGGAAAGAGCCGACAGGATTGTTCAGCTCGATGACGGGATAGCAAAAGAGATTAAAAAAGAAAATTTAAATGAACTATTTCGTTCCCAGAGAGTCTAA
- a CDS encoding protein arginine kinase, whose amino-acid sequence MNFDSLVFTLPDWLNPVGPESNIVVSSRARLARNIAGIPYAHRASGNDLEEVVGTVLESSHAAGFSSSDFFKNEGMEEYKKDVFIERHLMSPALARRDGNRGVLVKDGEHYSIMINEEDHLRLQSLRSGLDLMEALEGIDGIDDALSKGIRFSYSASYGYLTACPTNFGTGLRASILIHLPALVLTKEIQRVIRSVGQLGLAVRGYHGEGSDVIGNFFQISNQTSLGKSEREIVTSLTSVVNQIIDYERRASQVLKKEAKGQVEDKIWRSLGILKTARVLSTHEFMNLHSAVRFGLYLEILNKPSIKTLNELMVLVQPGHIQARLGKETEPMERDVIRAEIVRQRFVDVTI is encoded by the coding sequence ATGAACTTCGACAGTCTTGTATTTACACTTCCTGATTGGCTGAATCCTGTCGGCCCCGAATCGAATATCGTCGTGTCGTCAAGAGCCCGTCTTGCCCGTAATATTGCCGGGATACCATACGCGCACAGGGCATCCGGAAACGATCTGGAAGAAGTTGTCGGTACGGTGCTCGAGTCTTCCCATGCGGCCGGTTTTTCTTCTTCCGATTTTTTTAAAAATGAGGGCATGGAAGAGTATAAAAAGGATGTCTTTATCGAACGGCACCTCATGAGTCCCGCCCTTGCCCGCAGGGATGGCAACCGCGGAGTACTCGTGAAGGACGGCGAACATTATTCGATCATGATCAACGAAGAGGATCATCTCCGTCTCCAGTCGCTGCGCTCGGGACTGGACCTTATGGAGGCGTTGGAGGGCATTGACGGTATTGACGATGCTCTGTCGAAGGGAATACGGTTTTCGTACAGCGCCAGTTATGGTTACCTGACTGCATGTCCCACGAATTTCGGCACCGGTCTGCGGGCGTCGATCCTCATTCACCTGCCGGCGCTCGTTCTGACAAAGGAAATCCAGCGGGTAATCCGGAGTGTCGGTCAGCTTGGTCTGGCAGTCCGCGGGTATCATGGAGAGGGATCGGATGTCATCGGGAACTTTTTTCAGATATCCAACCAGACCTCTCTCGGAAAAAGCGAACGTGAGATCGTAACCAGTCTCACCTCGGTGGTAAACCAGATAATCGATTATGAACGGCGGGCTTCTCAGGTGCTTAAAAAAGAGGCAAAGGGCCAGGTCGAGGACAAGATATGGCGAAGCCTGGGAATACTCAAAACCGCCCGTGTTCTCTCGACTCATGAGTTTATGAACCTGCATTCCGCGGTTCGTTTCGGTCTCTATCTCGAGATTCTCAATAAACCGTCCATAAAAACGCTCAATGAGCTCATGGTGCTTGTTCAACCGGGTCATATTCAGGCCCGTCTGGGTAAGGAGACCGAGCCGATGGAGCGTGATGTTATCAGAGCGGAAATCGTACGTCAACGATTTGTTGACGTGACGATATAA
- a CDS encoding ATP-dependent Clp protease ATP-binding subunit: MNNMFTDRVKKVLQYSREESARLGHDYIGTEHLLLGLVKEGQGVAVAVLTNMGIQLDALKRSIEDAVQTSSGAMVLSEVPFTPMAKQVLEIAAQEAREMNNNYIGTEHLLLALTKNKNGIAAQILSVFGTDYKSVKEEVMSILSGNKKVSRSEQEKSGLPFLEHYGRDLTELARQNKLDPIIGREKEIERMSQILSRRKKNNPVLIGEPGVGKTAIVEGLAQKIVEGNVPQNLIAKRVVSLDMGSIVAGTKYRGQFEERVKSILNELAQSRDVIIFIDELHTIVGAGSAEGTLDASNMFKPALSRGELQCIGATTLDEYRKFIEKDGALERRFQQIMVDPPQVEDTIEILKGLRSRYEEHHNVVITDEAIIAATKLSDRYVSNRFLPDKALDLIDETGSRIRLKKLTLPDSIKDMEKQIREIELKKNTAIEKQDYETAAKLRDEERNHKEEYEHEKAEWKEKVANAVVTVTEDDVAYVTSTMTGIPLFRLAQGESERLLKIEDELRERIVGQDQAISAISRAIRRTRAGLKDPLRPIGSFIFLGPTGVGKTELARVLSEYLFQDSNALVRIDMSEYMEKFNVSRLVGAPPGYVGYEEGGQITERVRRKPYCVVLLDEIEKAHPDVFNMLLQVLDSGHLTDSMGRKVDFKNTILIMTSNLGTRQIGLGKNLGFQAAEFEDDYNSMEKKVISELKKTFNPEFINRIDEIVVFRALNRDDILMIIDILIKEVKKRLTDKDMDLVLTRKAKEFIASEGFSPMYGARPLKRAIQKYIENSLSEKLLEGKFSEGSVIQIDAVDNNLVFEELANHSAETKKS, encoded by the coding sequence ATGAATAATATGTTTACCGATAGAGTGAAAAAGGTGCTCCAGTATTCGCGGGAGGAATCGGCGCGCCTTGGTCATGATTATATTGGCACTGAACATCTGCTGCTCGGGCTTGTCAAGGAAGGGCAGGGTGTCGCGGTTGCCGTTCTGACAAATATGGGTATTCAGCTCGATGCCCTCAAGCGTTCGATCGAGGATGCCGTTCAGACTTCCTCCGGGGCGATGGTTCTTTCGGAAGTACCGTTCACTCCGATGGCGAAACAGGTTCTGGAAATCGCCGCGCAGGAAGCCCGCGAGATGAACAACAACTATATCGGAACCGAGCATCTCCTTCTGGCGCTTACGAAGAATAAAAACGGTATTGCCGCCCAGATACTCAGCGTTTTCGGCACCGATTATAAGAGTGTGAAAGAAGAAGTGATGAGTATCCTTTCCGGGAACAAGAAAGTATCGAGATCGGAACAGGAAAAAAGCGGATTGCCGTTTCTGGAGCACTATGGCCGTGATCTGACCGAACTCGCCCGTCAGAACAAGCTCGATCCGATAATCGGACGTGAAAAGGAAATCGAGCGCATGAGCCAGATACTTTCGCGGAGGAAAAAGAACAATCCCGTGCTCATCGGCGAACCCGGGGTAGGAAAAACCGCCATCGTGGAGGGTCTTGCCCAGAAGATCGTCGAAGGGAACGTGCCTCAGAATCTTATCGCAAAACGTGTCGTATCGCTCGATATGGGGAGCATAGTCGCCGGAACGAAATACAGGGGACAGTTCGAGGAGCGGGTGAAATCCATTCTGAACGAGCTGGCGCAGTCGAGGGATGTCATTATATTCATCGATGAGCTGCATACGATTGTCGGCGCAGGATCCGCCGAGGGCACCCTCGATGCTTCGAACATGTTCAAGCCTGCGCTTTCCCGCGGGGAATTACAGTGTATCGGCGCGACTACCCTTGATGAATACCGCAAGTTTATTGAAAAGGATGGCGCTCTCGAACGGCGTTTCCAGCAGATCATGGTCGATCCGCCTCAGGTTGAGGATACGATCGAGATTCTCAAGGGTCTCCGGTCACGGTATGAGGAGCATCATAATGTCGTTATAACCGACGAGGCGATTATTGCTGCAACCAAGCTGAGCGACCGGTATGTATCGAACCGTTTCCTTCCCGATAAGGCGCTCGATCTTATCGATGAAACGGGATCGAGAATCAGGCTCAAGAAGCTGACGCTTCCCGATTCGATTAAAGACATGGAAAAACAGATTCGCGAAATCGAGCTGAAGAAGAACACGGCCATTGAAAAACAGGATTATGAAACCGCCGCTAAGCTGAGAGACGAAGAACGTAACCACAAAGAGGAATACGAGCACGAGAAGGCCGAATGGAAAGAAAAAGTGGCAAATGCGGTTGTCACGGTCACCGAGGATGATGTGGCGTATGTGACGAGTACGATGACCGGCATTCCGCTTTTCCGGCTCGCCCAGGGCGAATCGGAGCGTCTGCTCAAGATCGAGGACGAGCTCCGTGAACGGATTGTCGGCCAGGATCAGGCAATATCTGCCATTTCACGGGCTATCAGGCGTACACGCGCTGGGCTCAAGGACCCTCTCAGGCCCATCGGCTCGTTCATATTCCTCGGTCCCACCGGCGTGGGGAAAACCGAGCTTGCCCGGGTGCTCTCCGAGTATCTTTTCCAGGATTCTAACGCTCTTGTCCGTATCGACATGTCAGAGTACATGGAGAAATTCAATGTTTCGCGGCTGGTCGGCGCCCCTCCGGGATATGTGGGCTATGAGGAGGGAGGCCAGATTACCGAGCGTGTCCGGCGCAAGCCGTATTGCGTTGTCCTGCTCGATGAAATCGAAAAAGCGCATCCCGATGTGTTCAACATGCTTCTTCAGGTTCTGGACTCGGGACATCTTACCGACAGCATGGGAAGAAAAGTCGACTTCAAGAATACCATTCTCATCATGACTTCAAACCTCGGAACACGTCAGATCGGGCTTGGGAAAAATCTCGGCTTTCAGGCTGCCGAGTTCGAGGACGATTACAATTCCATGGAAAAGAAGGTCATCAGCGAGCTCAAAAAAACCTTCAATCCGGAATTCATCAACAGGATCGATGAGATCGTCGTTTTCCGTGCACTGAACCGTGACGATATTCTCATGATTATCGATATTTTGATCAAGGAGGTCAAAAAACGCCTTACCGATAAAGATATGGATCTGGTCTTAACCCGGAAGGCCAAAGAATTTATTGCCAGCGAAGGGTTCAGTCCCATGTATGGCGCCCGGCCACTGAAAAGGGCTATTCAGAAATATATCGAAAATTCTTTGTCCGAAAAATTGCTTGAAGGAAAATTTTCCGAAGGTTCTGTTATTCAGATCGATGCCGTCGATAACAACCTGGTTTTCGAGGAACTGGCCAATCATTCCGCTGAAACGAAAAAAAGCTGA
- a CDS encoding UvrB/UvrC motif-containing protein: MKCQICNINEANIIFTQIVNNEKIVMQICSECAKKKGLTLDISPALPSQVESLIGSLTANTQTAEDEPVPDITCSVCHMTFAEFKKTGLFGCDKCHESFGNHIVNLLKQIHGVTKHEGKIPYECEGSVDVRKELKELRSRLKRYIETEEYEKAAEIRDKISVLEKEYSKK; encoded by the coding sequence ATGAAATGCCAGATATGTAACATAAACGAGGCAAATATCATTTTCACCCAGATAGTGAATAACGAAAAAATCGTTATGCAGATTTGCTCGGAATGTGCAAAGAAAAAGGGCCTGACGCTTGATATTTCGCCTGCGCTTCCTTCCCAGGTCGAATCGCTTATCGGCAGCCTGACCGCCAATACCCAGACAGCCGAGGATGAACCTGTCCCGGATATAACATGCAGCGTATGCCATATGACTTTTGCGGAGTTTAAAAAAACGGGTCTGTTCGGCTGTGATAAATGTCATGAGTCCTTCGGTAATCACATCGTGAATCTCCTGAAACAGATTCACGGGGTGACGAAACATGAGGGTAAAATACCCTATGAGTGCGAGGGCAGCGTTGACGTACGGAAAGAGCTCAAGGAACTTCGTTCGAGGCTGAAACGGTATATCGAAACGGAAGAGTATGAAAAAGCGGCTGAAATCCGTGACAAAATATCTGTTTTAGAGAAAGAGTATTCAAAAAAATGA
- a CDS encoding PadR family transcriptional regulator: MTLNEALILSYVKRGIGYGYNILAHVRESGSDEWVAFSRAGLYKTLDKLEREGFISKRLEQDGGRPPKKVYSITHSGSSALVDFLYHDFDLNFEIKYELDAYLVTAVAASPDAEALAQTIHRRKEAVEKQLNTLNDEWPEDKNTYPFIVYALYRRRIESLEMERKWLDWFEGILKTVSGDVLHMSWGESQK; the protein is encoded by the coding sequence ATGACTCTCAACGAGGCGCTCATTCTTTCGTATGTTAAACGGGGTATCGGCTACGGATATAATATTCTCGCTCATGTGAGAGAAAGCGGTTCGGACGAATGGGTGGCTTTTTCACGAGCTGGTCTGTATAAAACCCTCGATAAACTCGAAAGGGAGGGTTTCATCAGTAAAAGGCTCGAACAGGACGGCGGCCGTCCTCCCAAAAAAGTATATTCGATTACCCATTCCGGAAGCAGCGCCCTTGTCGATTTTCTTTATCATGACTTCGATCTCAATTTCGAAATAAAATACGAACTGGATGCATACCTCGTGACTGCGGTTGCGGCTTCTCCCGATGCGGAAGCGCTTGCACAAACGATACACAGACGTAAGGAAGCGGTAGAGAAACAGTTGAATACGCTTAATGACGAGTGGCCCGAAGATAAAAATACCTACCCGTTCATTGTCTATGCACTGTACAGGAGACGTATCGAGTCGCTTGAAATGGAACGGAAATGGCTCGACTGGTTCGAAGGAATCCTGAAAACCGTATCAGGAGATGTACTGCACATGTCATGGGGTGAATCACAGAAATGA
- a CDS encoding ABC transporter permease — translation MFRKFEYFVAYRYLLTRKKTGFISIISLISILGITVGVAALIIVLSLMNGFTKELRTRLVGMDGHIWVSNPLEKGMQDYREIEKKLWAMDGVSGVSAFCSYETVATAQQKSRPVAVVVRGVDVNTIDTVSDIRKYVSVGELDFTRDEDDIPGIVLGRYVSRALNNAMVGEYIILYGQADMESLIDDGTPPPMKKFRVAGIFDSGYYDYDSAVVLIGISEAQKILQYGDKATGIVLKLQNMFHADRYTREGGLIDKALGGKPYFSESWIEKNQILFRWMKLEKWAAFIVLSLIVLVAAFNIVSSLIMMVMDKTREVGILKSMGATDKNIERIFVYQGAFVGVCGTIAGSVLGTVICMIQDKYRLLSFPPDIYFISALPMDLQVRDVVSITAVALLLCWLSSYYPAKKAAELSPVDAIRSI, via the coding sequence GTGTTTAGAAAATTTGAGTATTTTGTCGCATATCGTTATCTCCTGACAAGGAAAAAGACTGGTTTTATTTCCATAATTTCCCTGATTTCCATTCTCGGAATAACAGTCGGGGTCGCAGCGCTCATCATTGTCCTGTCTCTCATGAACGGTTTCACCAAGGAGCTGAGAACCCGTCTTGTCGGAATGGATGGACACATATGGGTCAGCAATCCCCTTGAAAAAGGCATGCAGGATTACCGTGAGATAGAAAAAAAACTGTGGGCGATGGACGGAGTAAGCGGCGTTTCGGCGTTTTGTTCCTATGAAACCGTCGCCACGGCGCAGCAGAAGAGCCGTCCCGTCGCGGTTGTCGTTCGGGGCGTCGATGTCAACACCATCGATACGGTATCCGATATCAGAAAATATGTCAGCGTCGGGGAGCTCGATTTTACCAGGGACGAAGACGACATCCCCGGCATTGTACTGGGGAGATACGTGTCGCGGGCGCTTAATAATGCAATGGTCGGCGAGTATATCATTCTTTACGGGCAGGCTGACATGGAGTCGCTCATCGATGACGGGACTCCGCCGCCCATGAAAAAGTTCAGGGTCGCCGGAATATTCGACAGCGGTTACTATGATTATGACAGCGCCGTCGTACTGATCGGTATTTCGGAAGCGCAGAAGATATTGCAGTACGGCGACAAAGCGACCGGAATAGTCCTGAAGCTCCAGAACATGTTCCATGCCGACCGCTATACCCGTGAAGGCGGGCTGATAGATAAAGCGCTCGGCGGGAAACCGTATTTCAGCGAGAGCTGGATAGAAAAAAACCAGATTCTGTTCCGCTGGATGAAACTTGAAAAATGGGCGGCGTTCATTGTGCTCAGTCTCATTGTTCTCGTTGCGGCTTTCAACATCGTCAGTTCACTCATCATGATGGTGATGGATAAAACCCGGGAGGTTGGTATTCTGAAGTCGATGGGGGCAACCGACAAGAACATCGAGCGTATTTTTGTCTATCAGGGAGCGTTTGTCGGTGTCTGCGGAACAATCGCCGGAAGCGTGCTGGGGACGGTTATCTGCATGATTCAGGACAAGTACCGTCTGCTGAGCTTTCCGCCCGATATCTATTTCATCAGCGCTCTTCCGATGGACCTGCAGGTCCGGGATGTCGTTTCGATAACCGCCGTGGCGCTGTTATTATGCTGGCTGTCGAGCTACTACCCGGCAAAAAAGGCTGCGGAACTATCCCCGGTCGATGCGATACGGTCGATATAA
- a CDS encoding dicarboxylate/amino acid:cation symporter: MSDFQKPAPKKTSYLVYSLIVAVILGGLLGHYAPPLAVKARIFGDIFLSLLFVLVVPLIMVSMICGVTNLGDIRHLERLGLKTLAYYLSTTLLAVILGLILVDIFNPGKNSHATPTEFLSARYSIVQTPFSGGSVLTFPDNEELLTSTIDPKRNHIFLIDQNIIGLIDTYGKITPRSIPIMRWLDVSGRKIEPSITGTGIRVRSEVKKITVSETVKSYVPRNIFQSMIEENIFPLIVFCLVFGTVLTTIGEKGKPLIAVVEAINVTIIKCVVLLMYLAPVGIFGLMAGSIGDAELSNPDGFIAEIVRLARYAITVLLGLLIHGSITLIIILKFVARRRPLKFFKNMIPQVLTAFSTGSSMATLPISITMITEKNKVSEKVADFVLPLGATINMDGTALYQVVATMFIAQTYNITLGLTEQIIVLLTATIGSIGAAGIPQAGLVTLIMVLKSVGLPVEGIAMILSIDWFIDRCRTTINTWGDVVGASVIDYYEGNRVRDDEY, translated from the coding sequence ATGTCTGATTTTCAAAAACCTGCCCCTAAAAAAACATCATATCTCGTATATTCTCTGATAGTTGCGGTTATTCTCGGTGGATTGCTCGGTCATTATGCGCCTCCTCTGGCAGTTAAAGCACGAATATTCGGAGATATCTTTCTAAGCCTCCTTTTTGTACTCGTTGTCCCGCTCATCATGGTGTCCATGATCTGCGGTGTAACCAATCTCGGCGATATACGGCACCTTGAAAGGCTGGGATTAAAGACACTGGCCTATTATCTATCAACCACACTCCTTGCCGTAATACTCGGTCTTATCCTCGTCGACATTTTCAATCCCGGTAAAAATTCCCATGCGACACCGACCGAGTTCCTCTCCGCGAGATACTCTATCGTTCAAACACCTTTTTCCGGCGGATCGGTGCTGACTTTCCCCGATAACGAAGAGCTTCTGACCTCAACGATAGACCCGAAAAGAAACCATATTTTTCTCATCGATCAGAATATAATCGGTCTCATCGATACGTACGGTAAAATCACCCCCCGTTCCATACCCATTATGAGGTGGCTCGATGTTTCAGGGAGAAAAATCGAACCTTCGATCACCGGAACCGGCATCAGGGTCAGGTCCGAAGTAAAGAAAATTACCGTATCGGAGACGGTAAAGAGTTATGTCCCCCGCAATATCTTTCAATCCATGATAGAGGAGAATATCTTTCCCCTCATTGTTTTCTGCCTGGTTTTCGGGACGGTGCTGACAACGATCGGCGAGAAGGGAAAACCTCTCATCGCCGTGGTCGAGGCAATCAATGTTACCATCATCAAATGTGTTGTCCTGCTTATGTACCTTGCCCCTGTCGGTATTTTCGGGCTCATGGCGGGGAGCATCGGCGATGCGGAACTTTCGAATCCGGACGGCTTCATAGCGGAAATTGTACGACTTGCCCGTTATGCTATCACCGTTCTGCTCGGTCTCCTTATTCATGGCTCAATCACGCTGATAATCATATTGAAATTCGTTGCCAGACGACGTCCGCTGAAATTCTTCAAAAACATGATTCCACAGGTTCTTACCGCCTTTTCAACCGGTTCGAGCATGGCCACGCTGCCGATTTCAATCACGATGATAACGGAAAAAAACAAGGTTTCGGAAAAAGTCGCCGACTTTGTTCTTCCCCTCGGGGCAACCATCAACATGGACGGAACCGCGCTCTACCAGGTCGTGGCTACCATGTTTATCGCCCAGACGTACAATATAACGCTCGGCCTTACCGAACAGATTATTGTTCTCCTCACCGCGACTATCGGTTCGATCGGAGCAGCCGGTATTCCACAGGCCGGCCTCGTCACCCTCATCATGGTTCTCAAGAGTGTCGGGCTTCCGGTTGAAGGAATCGCCATGATCCTGTCCATTGACTGGTTTATCGACAGGTGCAGAACAACCATCAATACATGGGGGGATGTAGTCGGCGCTTCGGTTATTGATTATTACGAGGGGAACAGAGTTCGTGACGATGAGTATTAA
- a CDS encoding DUF4159 domain-containing protein: MKGFLLSAIVSIIVLTDTLPVVQTGISAQTRSESSKAEVLINPDNKQAISGNVAICYATGARLTQSYDIKRGLINLKDAMLKWTKIDTRLNSPLTLSSPQMKKMPFIYIAFDGGFELTQPEKDNIRDYLLNGGFMVIENINPNLDNNPASSQFENMFRDVLESRGRFAPIPNDHPLFHSFFNFDEPPRGSETNMIEIRSLQGVTIDGRLVAVYSNKRYVVRWNDYTDNEPQLRMGINMLVFSLTQKGGIAVRNFR, from the coding sequence ATGAAAGGCTTTCTTCTTTCCGCGATAGTATCAATCATCGTTTTAACAGATACTCTGCCGGTTGTGCAGACGGGAATAAGCGCACAGACACGCAGCGAAAGCTCGAAAGCGGAAGTGTTGATCAATCCGGACAACAAACAGGCAATAAGCGGCAATGTTGCAATATGTTATGCCACCGGAGCACGACTGACACAGTCGTACGATATAAAGCGCGGCCTCATCAACCTCAAGGATGCCATGCTCAAATGGACCAAAATCGACACACGACTGAACAGTCCTCTTACTCTCAGCTCGCCGCAGATGAAAAAAATGCCCTTTATCTACATTGCATTCGATGGCGGATTCGAACTGACCCAACCGGAAAAGGACAATATCCGCGATTACCTTTTAAACGGCGGTTTCATGGTTATCGAGAACATCAATCCGAATCTCGACAACAATCCGGCTTCTTCTCAGTTCGAGAACATGTTCAGAGATGTGCTCGAATCGCGCGGCAGGTTTGCTCCGATCCCGAACGACCACCCGCTTTTCCACAGCTTTTTCAATTTCGATGAACCACCGCGCGGCAGCGAGACGAATATGATCGAAATACGGTCTCTCCAGGGAGTGACAATCGACGGCCGTCTCGTGGCAGTGTATTCGAACAAGCGATATGTTGTCAGATGGAACGATTACACCGATAACGAACCGCAATTGAGAATGGGAATCAACATGCTCGTTTTTTCGCTGACTCAAAAGGGAGGAATCGCGGTAAGGAATTTCCGTTAA